A single genomic interval of Aphidius gifuensis isolate YNYX2018 linkage group LG6, ASM1490517v1, whole genome shotgun sequence harbors:
- the LOC122859261 gene encoding proton-coupled amino acid transporter-like protein CG1139, producing the protein MSENNLGFVSSRESFEPKSLQTTNGTGKSNGNSTTKNDEMHSIEFKDRQKQNPVTENTYEPYDNRMVQHPTSTLDTLFHLLKGSLGTGILAMPQAFSHSGYAVGVIATILIGLFCTYSIHILIKSSYELCRRRKVPALSYPATAKSAVQEGPSFLHPYASLSAHIVNVFLLAYQLGTCIVYTVFISQNLKAVIDAILGFSKDETREIYYTLLILVPLIFINWIRNLKLLAPVSTGANVITLISFILIIYLMCLNEFTLNQRKIVGSFTDFPLFFGTVLFALEAIGVILPLENEMKKPKSFKSKFGVLNVGMFIITLMYVCMGFFGYIFYGEKVDDSITLNLPSNGDDGSVLAKVVQSLLAVSIFMTHSLQCYVAIDIIWNLYISKRVVESKQILGEYIVRTAVVIGTVSLAMMVPNIGFFISLVGSFCLSALALAFPAIIESCTFWSVQNKTQNKLMLIKNTVIVIIAFIGLVSGTYASFTLLNKEKKTK; encoded by the exons ATGTCGGAGAATAATTTAGGATTCGTGTCGAGTAGA GAATCATTTGAACCAAAAAGTCTACAAACAACAAATGGCACTGGAAAATCAAA TGGAAATTCAACGACGAAAAATGATGAAATgcattcaattgaatttaaagaTCGTCAAAAACAAAATCCAGTCACTGAAAATACTTATGAGCCTTATGATAATAGAATGGTTCAACATCCGACATC aacatTGGATacattatttcatttgttgaaaGGTAGTTTAGGAACTGGAATTTTAGCAATGCCTCAGGCATTTTCACATTCTGGATATGCAGTTGGTGTTATTGCaacaattttaattggattattttgtacatattcaattcatatattaattaaatcatcttATGAATTATGTAGAAGACGAAAAGTACCAGCATTATCATATCCAGCAACAGCTAAATCAGCTGTACAAGAAGGACCATCATTTTTACATCCATATGCATCATTATCTGc tcatattgttaatgtttttttacttGCTTATCAACTTGGTACTTGTATTGTTTACACAGTTTTTATCTCACAAAATCTTAAAGCT gtcATTGATGCTATTTTGGGATTTTCGAAAGATGAAACTcgagaaatttattatacactGTTAATATTGGTGCCACTTATATTCATAAATTGgataagaaatttaaaattactagcACCAGTATCAACTGGTGCAAATGTAATAACATTAAtaagttttatattaataatatatctcatGTGCCTAAATGAATTTACATTAAATCAACGTAAAATTGTTGGTAGTTTTACTgattttccattattttttgGTACTGTATTATTTGCACTTGAAGCTATTGGTGTTATACTTCCATtagaaaatgaaatgaaaaaaccaaaatcatttaaatcaaaatttggtGTACTTAATGTTGGAATGTTTATCATAACATTGATGTATGTTTGTATGGGATTttttggatatattttttatggtgAAAAAGTTGATGATAGTATTACATTAAATTTACCAAGTAACGGTGATGATGGAAGTGTACTTGCAAAAGTTGTACAATCATTATTGGCAGTATCAATTTTTATGACACATTCATTACAATGTTATGTtgcaattgatattatttggAATCTTTATATTAGTAAAAGAGTTGTAGAATCAAAACAAATATTGGGTGAATATATTGTAAGAACAGCTGTTGTTATTGGAACAG taTCATTGGCAATGATGGTACcaaatattggtttttttatatcattagttggttcattttgtttatcagCATTGGCACTTGCATTTCCAGCGATTATTGAATCATGTACATTTTGGAGtgtacaaaataaaacacaaaataaacttatgcttattaaaaatactgtTATTGTTATAATAGCATTTATTGGATTAGTTTCTGGTACATATGCAAGTTTTACActtttaaacaaagaaaaaaaaacaaaataa
- the LOC122859260 gene encoding putative uncharacterized protein DDB_G0282133 has product MNYPAVNIPTKIPMKLNHSLTELNPQNTKKSTAKINEDSTTSCQIWEENYQDLSDWCMDTFIRAPCDFPAGELNQNEIKDCIEIKDEQEVIDANQNKIYSMNNMGDEVWGKDLKQELQLINNNNSQYDNDLLTDLNGWQNVLKKDEWIQQIDNDQIGQTEKYENWDTLNVFNNNNSFDLLSYLCDKDDIFSLEENISTDSTTILSNNNNNRTINNNNNSYEKIKSELLISSTVSSPEFNEINCLKMKLPSTDRSIENTKVRGRQRVEVVNSIQLDKGTKRNYDSDDGLSDCSSNYKDSREKNNQASKKSRMNKKVKENEMELRAMILENDNKKLKIKAEQLEKLVIKMRSTMLQFALQKNN; this is encoded by the exons ATGAATTATCCAGCAGTAAATATCCCGACAAAAATTCCaatgaaattaaatcattCATTGACAGAGTTGAATccacaaaatacaaaaaaatcaacagcCAAAATCAACGAAGACAGTACAACATCATGTCAAATTTGGGAGGAAAATTATCAGGATTTGAGCGATTGGTGTATGGATACATTTATCCGGGCCCCATGCGATTTTCCTGCAGgtgaattaaatcaaaatgaaattaaag atTGTATTGAGATAAAAGATGAGCAAGAAGTTATTGAtgcaaatcaaaataaaatttattcaatgaatAATATGGGAGACGAAGTTTGGGGGAAAGATTTAAAACAAGAATTAcaattaatcaacaataataacagcCAATAtgacaatgatttattaacaGATTTAAATGGATGGCAAAATGTCCTTAAAAAAGATGAGTGGATTCAACAAATTGATAACGATCAAATTGGTCAaacagaaaaatatgaaaattgggatactttaaatgtttttaataataataattcatttgatttattatcttATCTTTGTGAT aaagacgatattttttcactggaagaaaatatttctacaGATTCTACAACAATTTtatcgaataataataataacagaacgataaataataataacaatagttatgaaaaaataaaatcagaattattaatttcatctaCGGTATCAAGTCCAGAATTTAATGAGattaattgtttgaaaatgaaattaccATCAACAGATAGATCAATAGAAAATACAAAAGTTAGAGGAAGACAGAGGGTTGAAGTAGTAAATTCAATACAATTAGATAAAGgaacaaaaagaaattatgATTCTGATGATGGACTATCAGATTGTAGTAGTAATTACAAAGattcaagagaaaaaaataatcaagcatCTAAAAAATctagaatgaataaaaaagttaaagaaaatgaaatggAATTAAGAGCAATGATacttgaaaatgataataaaaaattaaaaataaaagctgaacaattagaaaaattagttattaaaaTGAGATCAACTATGTTACAATTtgcattacaaaaaaataattaa